From Camelina sativa cultivar DH55 chromosome 7, Cs, whole genome shotgun sequence, one genomic window encodes:
- the LOC104703104 gene encoding casein kinase 1-like protein HD16 isoform X1, whose protein sequence is MPELRRNARRDRANNKNPNQNQNPIALTQSPVRRNPRRLKKLVAKEEAIVAAEKTTPLVNTAVKEEEQIRVSREDKKMDEHDSGGQAAPVPDDEGNTPPLPEKVQVGGSPMYKLDRKLGKGGFGQVCVGRKMGTATPNARYGPGAIEVALKFEHRSSKGCNYGPPYEWQVYNALGGSHGVPRVHFKGRQGDFYVMVMDILGPSLWDVWNSTTQAMSTEMVACIAIEAISILEKMHSRGYVHGDVKPENFLLGPPGTPEEKKLFLVDLGLATKWRDNATGLHVEYDQRPDVFRGTVRYASVHAHLGRTCSRRDDLESLAYTLVFLLRGRLPWQGYQGENKGFLVCKKKMATSPETLCCFCPLPFRQFVEHVVNLKFDEEPDYAKYISLFDGVVGPNPDIRPINTEGAQKLIYQVGQKRGRLTMDEEDEQPTKKVRLGMPATQWISIYSAHRPMKQRYHYNVADERLAQHIEKGNEDGLFISSVASCANLWALIMDAGTGFTDQAYQLSPSFLHKEWIMEQWEKNYYITAVAGASNGSSFVVMSKGNVGLFLLIAGVTVVTVLSMFHNIHILYSGTQYLQQSYKVSDSFPFKWINKKWREGFYVTSMATAGSKWGIVMSRGAYFSDQVVELDFLYPSEGIHRRWENGYRITSVAATWDQAAFVLSVPRRKLTDETQETLRTSAFPSNHVKEKWGKNLYIASICYGRTVS, encoded by the exons ATGCCTGAGCTGCGTCGCAACGCACGCAGAGATCGGGCTAATAATAAGAACCCGAACCAGAACCAGAACCCAATTGCTTTGACACAATCACCAGTTAGGAGAAATCCGAGGCGGCTGAAGAAACTGGTGGCCAAGGAGGAGGCGATTGTAGCAGCAGAGAAGACGACGCCTTTGGTGAATACTGCAGTTAAGGAGGAAGAACAGATTAGGGTTTCgagagaagataagaagatgGATGAACACGACAGTGGCGGCCAAGCAGCACCAGTGCCTGATGATGAAGGAAACACTCCTCCACTTCCTGAAAAG GTTCAGGTTGGTGGTTCACCCATGTACAAGTTAGATAGAAAACTAGGCAAAGGAGGTTTTGGACAAGTTTGTGTTGGTCGAAAGATGGGCACAGCCACTCCTAATGCTAGATATGGGCCGGGAGCTATAGAG GTGGCTTTGAAATTTGAGCATAGAAGCAGCAAAGGATGCAACTATGGACCACCGTATGAGTGGCAAGTTTACAA TGCACTTGGTGGCAGTCATGGTGTGCCGCGAGTGCATTTTAAAGGTCGGCAAGGTGATTTTTATGTGATG GTTATGGATATTCTTGGGCCTAGCTTATGGGATGTTTGGAATAGTACCACTCAAGC GATGTCAACAGAGATGGTTGCATGTATTGCGATTGAGGCAATATCCATATTAGAAAAGATGCATTCGAGAGG ATATGTGCATGGTGATGTCAAACCAGAGAATTTTCTGCTTGGGCCTCCCGGGACTCCGGAAGagaaaaaactttttcttgtcGACCTCGGCTTAG CAACCAAATGGCGTGATAATGCAACTGGACTACATGTCGAATATGACCAGCGTCCTGATGTTTTTAG AGGAACAGTACGTTATGCTAGTGTACATGCTCATCTTGGCAGAACTTGTAGTCGGCGGGATGACCTGGAATCTCTTGCTTACACTCTTGTTTTCCTTCTCCGAGGCCGGCTTCCATGGCAAGGCTACCAG ggagaGAACAAAGGTTTCCTTGTTTGCAAGAAGAAGATGGCTACTTCCCCTGAAACTCTTTGCTGCTTCTGCCCCCTACCATTTCGTCAATTTGTTGAGCATGTTGTCAATTTGAAGTTTGATGAGGAGCCTGACTATGCAAAATATATCTCCCTTTTTGATGGAGTAGTTGGCCCAAACCCAGACATTAGGCCAATAAATACTGAAGGTGCACAGAAG CTCATATATCAAGTGGGTCAAAAGAGGGGGAGGCTGACAATGGACGAGGAGGACGAACAACCAACAAAGAAGGTCAGATTGGGAATGCCAGCAACACAATGGATCAGCATTTACAGTGCACACAGACCTATGAAACAACG ATATCATTATAATGTCGCTGATGAAAGGCTTGCACAACACATTGAAAAGGGAAATGAGGATGGTTTATTTATCAGCAGTGTAGCTTCTTGCGCAAATCTCTGGGCCTTGATCATGGATGCAGGAACTGGCTTTACGGATCAAGCTTACCAGCTATCACCGAGCTTTCTCCACAAG GAATGGATTATGGAACAGTGGGAAAAGAATTACTACATTACAGCAGTAGCAGGAGCAAGTAACGGGAGCTCATTTGTGGTTATGTCGAAGGGTAATGTTGGTTTATTCCTTTTGATTGCTGGTGTAACAGTTGTTACCGTTTTATCTATGTTTCACAACATTCATATTTTGTATTCAGGGACTCAGTATTTACAGCAATCCTACAAAGTCAGCGATTCTTTTCCCTTCAAGTGGATAAATAAAAAGTGGAGAGAAGGATTTTATGTTACATCTATGGCAACTGCTGGAAGCAAATGGGGGATTGTAATGTCTCGTGGAGCTTATTTTTCTGACCAG GTTGTGGAACTAGATTTTCTATACCCTAGCGAAGGTATACATCGTCGGTGGGAAAATGGCTACCGAATTACATCAGTTGCTGCAACTTGGGATCAGGCTGCCTTTGTTCTTAGTGTGCCAAGAAGAAAACTTACTGATGAGACACAGGAGACTCTTAGAACCTCAGCTTTTCCTAGTAATCATGTCAAG GAAAAATGGGGCAAGAATCTTTACATAGCATCTATTTGTTATGGACGAACTGTCTCATGA
- the LOC104703104 gene encoding casein kinase 1-like protein HD16 isoform X2, which yields MPELRRNARRDRANNKNPNQNQNPIALTQSPVRRNPRRLKKLVAKEEAIVAAEKTTPLVNTAVKEEEQIRVSREDKKMDEHDSGGQAAPVPDDEGNTPPLPEKVQVGGSPMYKLDRKLGKGGFGQVCVGRKMGTATPNARYGPGAIEVALKFEHRSSKGCNYGPPYEWQVYNALGGSHGVPRVHFKGRQGDFYVMVMDILGPSLWDVWNSTTQAMSTEMVACIAIEAISILEKMHSRGYVHGDVKPENFLLGPPGTPEEKKLFLVDLGLATKWRDNATGLHVEYDQRPDVFRGTVRYASVHAHLGRTCSRRDDLESLAYTLVFLLRGRLPWQGYQGENKGFLVCKKKMATSPETLCCFCPLPFRQFVEHVVNLKFDEEPDYAKYISLFDGVVGPNPDIRPINTEGAQKLIYQVGQKRGRLTMDEEDEQPTKKVRLGMPATQWISIYSAHRPMKQRYHYNVADERLAQHIEKGNEDGLFISSVASCANLWALIMDAGTGFTDQVYQLSPSFLHKEWIMEQWEKNYYITAVAGASNGSSFVVMSKGNVGLFLLIAGVTVVTVLSMFHNIHILYSGTQYLQQSYKVSDSFPFKWINKKWREGFYVTSMATAGSKWGIVMSRGAYFSDQVVELDFLYPSEGIHRRWENGYRITSVAATWDQAAFVLSVPRRKLTDETQETLRTSAFPSNHVKEKWGKNLYIASICYGRTVS from the exons ATGCCTGAGCTGCGTCGCAACGCACGCAGAGATCGGGCTAATAATAAGAACCCGAACCAGAACCAGAACCCAATTGCTTTGACACAATCACCAGTTAGGAGAAATCCGAGGCGGCTGAAGAAACTGGTGGCCAAGGAGGAGGCGATTGTAGCAGCAGAGAAGACGACGCCTTTGGTGAATACTGCAGTTAAGGAGGAAGAACAGATTAGGGTTTCgagagaagataagaagatgGATGAACACGACAGTGGCGGCCAAGCAGCACCAGTGCCTGATGATGAAGGAAACACTCCTCCACTTCCTGAAAAG GTTCAGGTTGGTGGTTCACCCATGTACAAGTTAGATAGAAAACTAGGCAAAGGAGGTTTTGGACAAGTTTGTGTTGGTCGAAAGATGGGCACAGCCACTCCTAATGCTAGATATGGGCCGGGAGCTATAGAG GTGGCTTTGAAATTTGAGCATAGAAGCAGCAAAGGATGCAACTATGGACCACCGTATGAGTGGCAAGTTTACAA TGCACTTGGTGGCAGTCATGGTGTGCCGCGAGTGCATTTTAAAGGTCGGCAAGGTGATTTTTATGTGATG GTTATGGATATTCTTGGGCCTAGCTTATGGGATGTTTGGAATAGTACCACTCAAGC GATGTCAACAGAGATGGTTGCATGTATTGCGATTGAGGCAATATCCATATTAGAAAAGATGCATTCGAGAGG ATATGTGCATGGTGATGTCAAACCAGAGAATTTTCTGCTTGGGCCTCCCGGGACTCCGGAAGagaaaaaactttttcttgtcGACCTCGGCTTAG CAACCAAATGGCGTGATAATGCAACTGGACTACATGTCGAATATGACCAGCGTCCTGATGTTTTTAG AGGAACAGTACGTTATGCTAGTGTACATGCTCATCTTGGCAGAACTTGTAGTCGGCGGGATGACCTGGAATCTCTTGCTTACACTCTTGTTTTCCTTCTCCGAGGCCGGCTTCCATGGCAAGGCTACCAG ggagaGAACAAAGGTTTCCTTGTTTGCAAGAAGAAGATGGCTACTTCCCCTGAAACTCTTTGCTGCTTCTGCCCCCTACCATTTCGTCAATTTGTTGAGCATGTTGTCAATTTGAAGTTTGATGAGGAGCCTGACTATGCAAAATATATCTCCCTTTTTGATGGAGTAGTTGGCCCAAACCCAGACATTAGGCCAATAAATACTGAAGGTGCACAGAAG CTCATATATCAAGTGGGTCAAAAGAGGGGGAGGCTGACAATGGACGAGGAGGACGAACAACCAACAAAGAAGGTCAG ATTGGGAATGCCAGCAACACAATGGATCAGCATTTACAGTGCACACAGACCTATGAAACAACG ATATCATTATAATGTCGCTGATGAAAGGCTTGCACAACACATTGAAAAGGGAAACGAGGATGGTTTATTTATCAGCAGTGTAGCTTCTTGCGCAAATCTTTGGGCCTTAATCATGGATGCAGGAACTGGCTTTACGGATCAAGTTTACCAGCTATCACCAAGCTTTCTCCACAAG GAATGGATTATGGAACAGTGGGAAAAGAATTACTACATTACAGCAGTAGCAGGAGCAAGTAACGGGAGCTCATTTGTGGTTATGTCGAAGGGTAATGTTGGTTTATTCCTTTTGATTGCTGGTGTAACAGTTGTTACCGTTTTATCTATGTTTCACAACATTCATATTTTGTATTCAGGGACTCAGTATTTACAGCAATCCTACAAAGTCAGCGATTCTTTTCCCTTCAAGTGGATAAATAAAAAGTGGAGAGAAGGATTTTATGTTACATCTATGGCAACTGCTGGAAGCAAATGGGGGATTGTAATGTCTCGTGGAGCTTATTTTTCTGACCAG GTTGTGGAACTAGATTTTCTATACCCTAGCGAAGGTATACATCGTCGGTGGGAAAATGGCTACCGAATTACATCAGTTGCTGCAACTTGGGATCAGGCTGCCTTTGTTCTTAGTGTGCCAAGAAGAAAACTTACTGATGAGACACAGGAGACTCTTAGAACCTCAGCTTTTCCTAGTAATCATGTCAAG GAAAAATGGGGCAAGAATCTTTACATAGCATCTATTTGTTATGGACGAACTGTCTCATGA
- the LOC104703104 gene encoding casein kinase 1-like protein HD16 isoform X5, with amino-acid sequence MPELRRNARRDRANNKNPNQNQNPIALTQSPVRRNPRRLKKLVAKEEAIVAAEKTTPLVNTAVKEEEQIRVSREDKKMDEHDSGGQAAPVPDDEGNTPPLPEKVQVGGSPMYKLDRKLGKGGFGQVCVGRKMGTATPNARYGPGAIEVALKFEHRSSKGCNYGPPYEWQVYNALGGSHGVPRVHFKGRQGDFYVMVMDILGPSLWDVWNSTTQAMSTEMVACIAIEAISILEKMHSRGYVHGDVKPENFLLGPPGTPEEKKLFLVDLGLATKWRDNATGLHVEYDQRPDVFRGTVRYASVHAHLGRTCSRRDDLESLAYTLVFLLRGRLPWQGYQGENKGFLVCKKKMATSPETLCCFCPLPFRQFVEHVVNLKFDEEPDYAKYISLFDGVVGPNPDIRPINTEGAQKLIYQVGQKRGRLTMDEEDEQPTKKVRLGMPATQWISIYSAHRPMKQRYHYNVADERLAQHIEKGNEDGLFISSVASCANLWALIMDAGTGFTDQVYQLSPSFLHKEWIMEQWEKNYYITAVAGASNGSSFVVMSKGTQYLQQSYKVSDSFPFKWINKKWREGFYVTSMATAGSKWGIVMSRGAYFSDQVVELDFLYPSEGIHRRWENGYRITSVAATWDQAAFVLSVPRRKLTDETQETLRTSAFPSNHVKEKWGKNLYIASICYGRTVS; translated from the exons ATGCCTGAGCTGCGTCGCAACGCACGCAGAGATCGGGCTAATAATAAGAACCCGAACCAGAACCAGAACCCAATTGCTTTGACACAATCACCAGTTAGGAGAAATCCGAGGCGGCTGAAGAAACTGGTGGCCAAGGAGGAGGCGATTGTAGCAGCAGAGAAGACGACGCCTTTGGTGAATACTGCAGTTAAGGAGGAAGAACAGATTAGGGTTTCgagagaagataagaagatgGATGAACACGACAGTGGCGGCCAAGCAGCACCAGTGCCTGATGATGAAGGAAACACTCCTCCACTTCCTGAAAAG GTTCAGGTTGGTGGTTCACCCATGTACAAGTTAGATAGAAAACTAGGCAAAGGAGGTTTTGGACAAGTTTGTGTTGGTCGAAAGATGGGCACAGCCACTCCTAATGCTAGATATGGGCCGGGAGCTATAGAG GTGGCTTTGAAATTTGAGCATAGAAGCAGCAAAGGATGCAACTATGGACCACCGTATGAGTGGCAAGTTTACAA TGCACTTGGTGGCAGTCATGGTGTGCCGCGAGTGCATTTTAAAGGTCGGCAAGGTGATTTTTATGTGATG GTTATGGATATTCTTGGGCCTAGCTTATGGGATGTTTGGAATAGTACCACTCAAGC GATGTCAACAGAGATGGTTGCATGTATTGCGATTGAGGCAATATCCATATTAGAAAAGATGCATTCGAGAGG ATATGTGCATGGTGATGTCAAACCAGAGAATTTTCTGCTTGGGCCTCCCGGGACTCCGGAAGagaaaaaactttttcttgtcGACCTCGGCTTAG CAACCAAATGGCGTGATAATGCAACTGGACTACATGTCGAATATGACCAGCGTCCTGATGTTTTTAG AGGAACAGTACGTTATGCTAGTGTACATGCTCATCTTGGCAGAACTTGTAGTCGGCGGGATGACCTGGAATCTCTTGCTTACACTCTTGTTTTCCTTCTCCGAGGCCGGCTTCCATGGCAAGGCTACCAG ggagaGAACAAAGGTTTCCTTGTTTGCAAGAAGAAGATGGCTACTTCCCCTGAAACTCTTTGCTGCTTCTGCCCCCTACCATTTCGTCAATTTGTTGAGCATGTTGTCAATTTGAAGTTTGATGAGGAGCCTGACTATGCAAAATATATCTCCCTTTTTGATGGAGTAGTTGGCCCAAACCCAGACATTAGGCCAATAAATACTGAAGGTGCACAGAAG CTCATATATCAAGTGGGTCAAAAGAGGGGGAGGCTGACAATGGACGAGGAGGACGAACAACCAACAAAGAAGGTCAGATTGGGAATGCCAGCAACACAATGGATCAGCATTTACAGTGCACACAGACCTATGAAACAACG ATATCATTATAATGTCGCTGATGAAAGGCTTGCACAACACATTGAAAAGGGAAACGAGGATGGTTTATTTATCAGCAGTGTAGCTTCTTGCGCAAATCTTTGGGCCTTAATCATGGATGCAGGAACTGGCTTTACGGATCAAGTTTACCAGCTATCACCAAGCTTTCTCCACAAG GAATGGATTATGGAACAGTGGGAAAAGAATTACTACATTACAGCAGTAGCAGGAGCAAGTAACGGGAGCTCATTTGTGGTTATGTCGAAGG GGACTCAGTATTTACAGCAATCCTACAAAGTCAGCGATTCTTTTCCCTTCAAGTGGATAAATAAAAAGTGGAGAGAAGGATTTTATGTTACATCTATGGCAACTGCTGGAAGCAAATGGGGGATTGTAATGTCTCGTGGAGCTTATTTTTCTGACCAG GTTGTGGAACTAGATTTTCTATACCCTAGCGAAGGTATACATCGTCGGTGGGAAAATGGCTACCGAATTACATCAGTTGCTGCAACTTGGGATCAGGCTGCCTTTGTTCTTAGTGTGCCAAGAAGAAAACTTACTGATGAGACACAGGAGACTCTTAGAACCTCAGCTTTTCCTAGTAATCATGTCAAG GAAAAATGGGGCAAGAATCTTTACATAGCATCTATTTGTTATGGACGAACTGTCTCATGA
- the LOC104703104 gene encoding casein kinase 1-like protein HD16 isoform X4, protein MPELRRNARRDRANNKNPNQNQNPIALTQSPVRRNPRRLKKLVAKEEAIVAAEKTTPLVNTAVKEEEQIRVSREDKKMDEHDSGGQAAPVPDDEGNTPPLPEKVQVGGSPMYKLDRKLGKGGFGQVCVGRKMGTATPNARYGPGAIEVALKFEHRSSKGCNYGPPYEWQVYNALGGSHGVPRVHFKGRQGDFYVMVMDILGPSLWDVWNSTTQAMSTEMVACIAIEAISILEKMHSRGYVHGDVKPENFLLGPPGTPEEKKLFLVDLGLATKWRDNATGLHVEYDQRPDVFRGTVRYASVHAHLGRTCSRRDDLESLAYTLVFLLRGRLPWQGYQGENKGFLVCKKKMATSPETLCCFCPLPFRQFVEHVVNLKFDEEPDYAKYISLFDGVVGPNPDIRPINTEGAQKLIYQVGQKRGRLTMDEEDEQPTKKVRLGMPATQWISIYSAHRPMKQRYHYNVADERLAQHIEKGNEDGLFISSVASCANLWALIMDAGTGFTDQVYQLSPSFLHKEWIMEQWEKNYYITAVAGASNGSSFVVMSKGTQYLQQSYKVSDSFPFKWINKKWREGFYVTSMATAGSKWGIVMSRGAYFSDQVVELDFLYPSEGIHRRWENGYRITSVAATWDQAAFVLSVPRRKLTDETQETLRTSAFPSNHVKEKWGKNLYIASICYGRTVS, encoded by the exons ATGCCTGAGCTGCGTCGCAACGCACGCAGAGATCGGGCTAATAATAAGAACCCGAACCAGAACCAGAACCCAATTGCTTTGACACAATCACCAGTTAGGAGAAATCCGAGGCGGCTGAAGAAACTGGTGGCCAAGGAGGAGGCGATTGTAGCAGCAGAGAAGACGACGCCTTTGGTGAATACTGCAGTTAAGGAGGAAGAACAGATTAGGGTTTCgagagaagataagaagatgGATGAACACGACAGTGGCGGCCAAGCAGCACCAGTGCCTGATGATGAAGGAAACACTCCTCCACTTCCTGAAAAG GTTCAGGTTGGTGGTTCACCCATGTACAAGTTAGATAGAAAACTAGGCAAAGGAGGTTTTGGACAAGTTTGTGTTGGTCGAAAGATGGGCACAGCCACTCCTAATGCTAGATATGGGCCGGGAGCTATAGAG GTGGCTTTGAAATTTGAGCATAGAAGCAGCAAAGGATGCAACTATGGACCACCGTATGAGTGGCAAGTTTACAA TGCACTTGGTGGCAGTCATGGTGTGCCGCGAGTGCATTTTAAAGGTCGGCAAGGTGATTTTTATGTGATG GTTATGGATATTCTTGGGCCTAGCTTATGGGATGTTTGGAATAGTACCACTCAAGC GATGTCAACAGAGATGGTTGCATGTATTGCGATTGAGGCAATATCCATATTAGAAAAGATGCATTCGAGAGG ATATGTGCATGGTGATGTCAAACCAGAGAATTTTCTGCTTGGGCCTCCCGGGACTCCGGAAGagaaaaaactttttcttgtcGACCTCGGCTTAG CAACCAAATGGCGTGATAATGCAACTGGACTACATGTCGAATATGACCAGCGTCCTGATGTTTTTAG AGGAACAGTACGTTATGCTAGTGTACATGCTCATCTTGGCAGAACTTGTAGTCGGCGGGATGACCTGGAATCTCTTGCTTACACTCTTGTTTTCCTTCTCCGAGGCCGGCTTCCATGGCAAGGCTACCAG ggagaGAACAAAGGTTTCCTTGTTTGCAAGAAGAAGATGGCTACTTCCCCTGAAACTCTTTGCTGCTTCTGCCCCCTACCATTTCGTCAATTTGTTGAGCATGTTGTCAATTTGAAGTTTGATGAGGAGCCTGACTATGCAAAATATATCTCCCTTTTTGATGGAGTAGTTGGCCCAAACCCAGACATTAGGCCAATAAATACTGAAGGTGCACAGAAG CTCATATATCAAGTGGGTCAAAAGAGGGGGAGGCTGACAATGGACGAGGAGGACGAACAACCAACAAAGAAGGTCAG ATTGGGAATGCCAGCAACACAATGGATCAGCATTTACAGTGCACACAGACCTATGAAACAACG ATATCATTATAATGTCGCTGATGAAAGGCTTGCACAACACATTGAAAAGGGAAACGAGGATGGTTTATTTATCAGCAGTGTAGCTTCTTGCGCAAATCTTTGGGCCTTAATCATGGATGCAGGAACTGGCTTTACGGATCAAGTTTACCAGCTATCACCAAGCTTTCTCCACAAG GAATGGATTATGGAACAGTGGGAAAAGAATTACTACATTACAGCAGTAGCAGGAGCAAGTAACGGGAGCTCATTTGTGGTTATGTCGAAGG GGACTCAGTATTTACAGCAATCCTACAAAGTCAGCGATTCTTTTCCCTTCAAGTGGATAAATAAAAAGTGGAGAGAAGGATTTTATGTTACATCTATGGCAACTGCTGGAAGCAAATGGGGGATTGTAATGTCTCGTGGAGCTTATTTTTCTGACCAG GTTGTGGAACTAGATTTTCTATACCCTAGCGAAGGTATACATCGTCGGTGGGAAAATGGCTACCGAATTACATCAGTTGCTGCAACTTGGGATCAGGCTGCCTTTGTTCTTAGTGTGCCAAGAAGAAAACTTACTGATGAGACACAGGAGACTCTTAGAACCTCAGCTTTTCCTAGTAATCATGTCAAG GAAAAATGGGGCAAGAATCTTTACATAGCATCTATTTGTTATGGACGAACTGTCTCATGA
- the LOC104703104 gene encoding casein kinase 1-like protein HD16 isoform X3 produces the protein MPELRRNARRDRANNKNPNQNQNPIALTQSPVRRNPRRLKKLVAKEEAIVAAEKTTPLVNTAVKEEEQIRVSREDKKMDEHDSGGQAAPVPDDEGNTPPLPEKVQVGGSPMYKLDRKLGKGGFGQVCVGRKMGTATPNARYGPGAIEVALKFEHRSSKGCNYGPPYEWQVYNALGGSHGVPRVHFKGRQGDFYVMVMDILGPSLWDVWNSTTQAMSTEMVACIAIEAISILEKMHSRGYVHGDVKPENFLLGPPGTPEEKKLFLVDLGLATKWRDNATGLHVEYDQRPDVFRGTVRYASVHAHLGRTCSRRDDLESLAYTLVFLLRGRLPWQGYQGENKGFLVCKKKMATSPETLCCFCPLPFRQFVEHVVNLKFDEEPDYAKYISLFDGVVGPNPDIRPINTEGAQKLIYQVGQKRGRLTMDEEDEQPTKKVRLGMPATQWISIYSAHRPMKQRYHYNVADERLAQHIEKGNEDGLFISSVASCANLWALIMDAGTGFTDQAYQLSPSFLHKEWIMEQWEKNYYITAVAGASNGSSFVVMSKGTQYLQQSYKVSDSFPFKWINKKWREGFYVTSMATAGSKWGIVMSRGAYFSDQVVELDFLYPSEGIHRRWENGYRITSVAATWDQAAFVLSVPRRKLTDETQETLRTSAFPSNHVKEKWGKNLYIASICYGRTVS, from the exons ATGCCTGAGCTGCGTCGCAACGCACGCAGAGATCGGGCTAATAATAAGAACCCGAACCAGAACCAGAACCCAATTGCTTTGACACAATCACCAGTTAGGAGAAATCCGAGGCGGCTGAAGAAACTGGTGGCCAAGGAGGAGGCGATTGTAGCAGCAGAGAAGACGACGCCTTTGGTGAATACTGCAGTTAAGGAGGAAGAACAGATTAGGGTTTCgagagaagataagaagatgGATGAACACGACAGTGGCGGCCAAGCAGCACCAGTGCCTGATGATGAAGGAAACACTCCTCCACTTCCTGAAAAG GTTCAGGTTGGTGGTTCACCCATGTACAAGTTAGATAGAAAACTAGGCAAAGGAGGTTTTGGACAAGTTTGTGTTGGTCGAAAGATGGGCACAGCCACTCCTAATGCTAGATATGGGCCGGGAGCTATAGAG GTGGCTTTGAAATTTGAGCATAGAAGCAGCAAAGGATGCAACTATGGACCACCGTATGAGTGGCAAGTTTACAA TGCACTTGGTGGCAGTCATGGTGTGCCGCGAGTGCATTTTAAAGGTCGGCAAGGTGATTTTTATGTGATG GTTATGGATATTCTTGGGCCTAGCTTATGGGATGTTTGGAATAGTACCACTCAAGC GATGTCAACAGAGATGGTTGCATGTATTGCGATTGAGGCAATATCCATATTAGAAAAGATGCATTCGAGAGG ATATGTGCATGGTGATGTCAAACCAGAGAATTTTCTGCTTGGGCCTCCCGGGACTCCGGAAGagaaaaaactttttcttgtcGACCTCGGCTTAG CAACCAAATGGCGTGATAATGCAACTGGACTACATGTCGAATATGACCAGCGTCCTGATGTTTTTAG AGGAACAGTACGTTATGCTAGTGTACATGCTCATCTTGGCAGAACTTGTAGTCGGCGGGATGACCTGGAATCTCTTGCTTACACTCTTGTTTTCCTTCTCCGAGGCCGGCTTCCATGGCAAGGCTACCAG ggagaGAACAAAGGTTTCCTTGTTTGCAAGAAGAAGATGGCTACTTCCCCTGAAACTCTTTGCTGCTTCTGCCCCCTACCATTTCGTCAATTTGTTGAGCATGTTGTCAATTTGAAGTTTGATGAGGAGCCTGACTATGCAAAATATATCTCCCTTTTTGATGGAGTAGTTGGCCCAAACCCAGACATTAGGCCAATAAATACTGAAGGTGCACAGAAG CTCATATATCAAGTGGGTCAAAAGAGGGGGAGGCTGACAATGGACGAGGAGGACGAACAACCAACAAAGAAGGTCAGATTGGGAATGCCAGCAACACAATGGATCAGCATTTACAGTGCACACAGACCTATGAAACAACG ATATCATTATAATGTCGCTGATGAAAGGCTTGCACAACACATTGAAAAGGGAAATGAGGATGGTTTATTTATCAGCAGTGTAGCTTCTTGCGCAAATCTCTGGGCCTTGATCATGGATGCAGGAACTGGCTTTACGGATCAAGCTTACCAGCTATCACCGAGCTTTCTCCACAAG GAATGGATTATGGAACAGTGGGAAAAGAATTACTACATTACAGCAGTAGCAGGAGCAAGTAACGGGAGCTCATTTGTGGTTATGTCGAAGG GGACTCAGTATTTACAGCAATCCTACAAAGTCAGCGATTCTTTTCCCTTCAAGTGGATAAATAAAAAGTGGAGAGAAGGATTTTATGTTACATCTATGGCAACTGCTGGAAGCAAATGGGGGATTGTAATGTCTCGTGGAGCTTATTTTTCTGACCAG GTTGTGGAACTAGATTTTCTATACCCTAGCGAAGGTATACATCGTCGGTGGGAAAATGGCTACCGAATTACATCAGTTGCTGCAACTTGGGATCAGGCTGCCTTTGTTCTTAGTGTGCCAAGAAGAAAACTTACTGATGAGACACAGGAGACTCTTAGAACCTCAGCTTTTCCTAGTAATCATGTCAAG GAAAAATGGGGCAAGAATCTTTACATAGCATCTATTTGTTATGGACGAACTGTCTCATGA